Proteins encoded by one window of Marixanthomonas sp. SCSIO 43207:
- a CDS encoding mannose-1-phosphate guanylyltransferase, with translation MNKDYYAVIMAGGIGSRFWPVSTTEFPKQFHDMLGTGQTLLQKTFSRLNKIIDSDKILILTNERYLQLTLEQLPEITEKQVILEPAMRNTAPCILLAALKIQKENPNALMLVAPSDHWIEDEDAFTQDVQICFDACQRNSYLMTLGIKPTFPNTGYGYIEAEKKDASVVKKVKQFREKPDYDTAKQFLAAGNFMWNAGIFLWSVASITQAFEKHNPVMHALFSEGNPVYNTSEEKEFISENYDKAENISIDYAIMEKADNVYVKKAAFDWNDLGTWGALHEKMQKDASENAVVRATPHFKNSKGNMVYSASEKLVVLDGIEDYIVVDKEDVLLIYPKEKEQHIKKLLSEVNENFGEKYT, from the coding sequence ATGAATAAAGATTATTATGCAGTAATAATGGCTGGCGGAATTGGTTCAAGGTTTTGGCCAGTAAGTACAACCGAGTTTCCTAAGCAATTTCATGATATGTTAGGTACCGGACAAACCTTGCTACAAAAAACCTTTTCACGGCTCAATAAAATTATAGATTCAGATAAAATTTTAATTCTTACCAATGAGCGTTACCTTCAGTTAACACTAGAACAACTACCAGAAATAACCGAAAAACAAGTTATTCTAGAACCTGCAATGCGCAATACAGCACCTTGCATTTTATTAGCTGCTTTAAAAATACAAAAAGAGAACCCCAATGCATTAATGCTCGTTGCACCTAGTGATCATTGGATAGAAGATGAAGACGCTTTTACTCAAGATGTCCAAATATGTTTTGATGCTTGCCAGCGCAATTCATACTTAATGACACTAGGTATAAAACCAACTTTTCCTAATACCGGCTACGGTTATATTGAAGCTGAAAAAAAAGATGCTTCAGTTGTTAAGAAGGTAAAACAATTTAGAGAAAAACCTGATTATGATACCGCAAAACAATTTTTGGCTGCCGGAAATTTTATGTGGAATGCAGGTATATTTCTTTGGAGTGTGGCTAGTATAACCCAAGCCTTTGAAAAACACAACCCAGTGATGCATGCTCTTTTTTCTGAAGGGAATCCTGTGTACAATACTTCTGAAGAAAAAGAATTTATTTCAGAGAATTATGATAAAGCTGAAAATATTTCCATTGATTATGCCATTATGGAAAAAGCCGATAATGTCTATGTAAAGAAAGCAGCCTTTGATTGGAATGACCTAGGAACGTGGGGTGCTTTACACGAAAAAATGCAAAAAGACGCTTCAGAAAATGCTGTAGTGAGAGCAACCCCTCACTTTAAAAACTCAAAAGGCAATATGGTTTATTCAGCATCTGAAAAACTAGTGGTACTCGACGGAATTGAAGATTATATTGTAGTTGATAAAGAAGATGTACTGTTGATCTACCCAAAAGAAAAAGAACAACATATAAAAAAATTACTGTCTGAGGTTAATGAAAACTTTGGAGAAAAATATACCTAA
- a CDS encoding DUF389 domain-containing protein, translating to MSENQDTNNVHATPNDQEFEQVKLTTWESLKKFFKELFDIRSDSDRDATIEAVKKDIPFKGHTAWILIFSIFVASIGLNVSSTAVVIGAMLISPLMGPIVGIGLSVAINDVETLRRSLINLGIMVFLSVITAFLYFKLSPLTEETPELLARTYPTILDVLVAIFGGLGLIVAKTKSGTIASVIFGVAIATALMPPLCTVGYGLAIGNFSYAGGALYLFSINAVFIALSTFIVSKLLRFPLVRYANSKRRKRIAQIASLIALIVMVPSVILFVKLLDQQLFENKTKEFVKDTITYEGAEVVKFTQDYTTKDIEVYLIGRPVPQPTINNWLSEMEKVEMLQDANLRIYQGTDQSGELAEKLSSDVKAGILEDLYVKNEQMIKDKNSRIDFLENEIAKLRVKDIPFDDLSKEVKAIYKEMEQFSFSSRITTNFAKTDTLPVIYVSWEKSLSSKERQQKNEALRNWLKIKLKVDTLLVQQTP from the coding sequence ATGAGCGAAAATCAAGATACTAATAACGTTCACGCTACCCCAAATGATCAAGAGTTTGAGCAAGTAAAACTAACAACTTGGGAAAGCTTAAAGAAGTTTTTTAAAGAACTTTTTGATATTCGGTCAGATAGTGATCGAGATGCTACTATTGAAGCTGTTAAAAAAGATATTCCTTTTAAGGGACACACTGCGTGGATTTTGATTTTTTCCATTTTTGTAGCCTCTATTGGTTTAAATGTTAGTAGCACAGCAGTTGTAATTGGAGCGATGTTAATTTCACCATTAATGGGGCCTATTGTCGGGATAGGGCTATCTGTTGCAATTAATGATGTAGAAACGCTAAGACGTTCTTTAATAAACCTTGGTATAATGGTTTTTTTAAGTGTTATTACAGCGTTTTTATACTTTAAACTCTCTCCTTTAACAGAAGAAACCCCCGAATTATTAGCAAGAACGTATCCTACAATTTTGGATGTACTGGTTGCTATTTTTGGCGGTCTTGGCTTAATCGTGGCCAAAACAAAAAGCGGAACCATTGCAAGTGTAATATTTGGTGTAGCTATTGCAACTGCACTTATGCCTCCATTATGTACAGTAGGATACGGTCTGGCAATTGGTAATTTTTCATATGCAGGAGGAGCTTTATACCTCTTCTCAATTAACGCAGTATTTATTGCACTTTCTACTTTTATTGTTTCAAAACTATTGCGTTTTCCACTAGTGAGATACGCAAACTCAAAAAGAAGAAAGCGTATTGCTCAAATTGCATCATTAATTGCCTTAATTGTAATGGTACCTAGTGTAATTTTATTTGTAAAATTACTAGATCAACAGTTATTTGAAAATAAAACAAAAGAGTTTGTAAAAGATACCATTACTTATGAAGGAGCAGAGGTAGTGAAGTTTACTCAAGACTACACAACCAAAGATATTGAAGTGTATCTTATAGGTAGGCCTGTACCACAACCAACAATCAATAACTGGCTTTCAGAAATGGAAAAAGTAGAAATGCTACAAGATGCCAACCTACGTATTTATCAAGGAACAGATCAAAGTGGTGAACTAGCAGAAAAACTTTCTAGTGACGTAAAAGCCGGAATTCTTGAAGATTTATATGTCAAGAATGAACAGATGATTAAGGACAAAAACAGTAGAATTGATTTTCTTGAAAATGAAATTGCAAAGCTTCGAGTAAAAGATATTCCTTTTGATGATTTAAGCAAAGAGGTTAAAGCTATTTATAAAGAAATGGAACAATTTTCATTTTCTAGTAGAATCACTACCAACTTTGCAAAAACCGATACGTTGCCTGTTATTTATGTTTCTTGGGAAAAAAGTTTGTCTTCCAAAGAAAGACAGCAAAAGAATGAAGCGTTGCGTAATTGGTTAAAAATTAAACTTAAAGTTGATACTTTACTAGTTCAACAAACTCCATAA
- a CDS encoding pyruvate dehydrogenase complex dihydrolipoamide acetyltransferase, whose amino-acid sequence MAEVINMPRLSDTMEEGTVAKWLVSKGDKVEEGDILAEIETDKATMEFESFYEGTLLHIGIEEGETAEVDKLLAIIGEEGEDISDLINGGEKSKDDASEKDEDEKEDKPEESDKNDSEEDSEEESKDTSSTSKAPEGVEVITMPRLSDTMEEGTVATWLKQEGDSVEEGDILAEIETDKATMEFESFYSGTLLKIGIEEGETAKVDALLAVIGPEETDVSEVIENFKEGGSTSKEKKKEDKKEDTSKSKKESSEKESTTSSDSKKDSKPSDNKEQKQTSNDGRRIFASPLAKKLAEEKGINLSQVQGSGDHGRIVKKDIENYQPAAGAQAYTPVGQEEFEEVKNSQMRKTIAKRLGESKFTAPHYYLTVELDMDNAISARTAINSDPDVKISYNDMIIKACAMALRKHPQVNTQWNGDTTKIAKHIHIGVAVAVDEGLLVPVLKFADQMSFSQIGANVKELAGKARNKKISPDEMQGSTFTVSNLGMFGIKEFTSIINQPNSAILSVGAIVEKPVVKNGAIAVGNTMTVTLACDHRTVDGATGAKFLETVRKYIENPVTMFV is encoded by the coding sequence ATGGCAGAAGTAATCAACATGCCGCGCTTAAGCGACACTATGGAAGAAGGAACCGTAGCAAAGTGGCTTGTAAGCAAAGGTGATAAAGTAGAAGAAGGTGATATTTTAGCCGAAATTGAAACCGATAAAGCTACAATGGAGTTTGAGTCCTTTTATGAAGGAACCCTATTACACATTGGTATTGAAGAAGGCGAAACAGCTGAGGTTGATAAGCTTTTGGCAATTATTGGTGAAGAAGGTGAAGATATATCAGATTTGATAAATGGAGGAGAAAAATCTAAAGACGATGCTTCAGAAAAAGATGAAGATGAAAAAGAAGATAAGCCTGAAGAGTCAGATAAAAATGATTCTGAAGAAGACTCAGAAGAAGAATCTAAAGACACTTCAAGTACATCAAAAGCGCCTGAAGGTGTAGAAGTAATTACAATGCCTCGCCTAAGTGATACAATGGAGGAAGGTACTGTTGCAACTTGGCTCAAGCAAGAAGGCGATAGTGTTGAAGAAGGCGATATTTTGGCTGAAATAGAAACAGATAAAGCAACGATGGAGTTTGAGTCATTCTACTCAGGAACGTTGCTTAAAATAGGTATTGAAGAAGGCGAAACTGCAAAAGTTGATGCACTTCTGGCTGTAATTGGACCGGAAGAAACAGACGTTTCAGAAGTGATTGAAAACTTTAAAGAAGGAGGAAGTACTTCAAAAGAAAAGAAAAAGGAAGATAAAAAAGAAGACACTTCAAAGTCTAAAAAAGAATCTTCTGAAAAAGAATCTACAACTTCTTCAGATTCCAAAAAAGATTCAAAACCTTCAGATAACAAAGAGCAAAAACAAACTTCAAACGACGGTAGACGTATTTTTGCTTCCCCATTGGCTAAAAAACTAGCTGAAGAAAAAGGAATTAATCTTAGTCAAGTACAAGGAAGTGGCGACCACGGTCGTATTGTAAAAAAAGATATTGAAAATTATCAACCTGCTGCAGGAGCTCAAGCATACACTCCAGTAGGTCAAGAAGAATTTGAAGAGGTTAAAAACTCTCAAATGCGCAAAACAATTGCTAAACGTCTTGGTGAGTCAAAGTTCACTGCTCCACACTATTACTTAACAGTTGAACTTGATATGGATAATGCTATTTCGGCACGAACTGCGATAAATAGTGATCCAGATGTGAAAATATCATACAACGATATGATTATTAAAGCATGTGCAATGGCACTTCGCAAGCATCCACAAGTAAATACTCAATGGAATGGTGATACTACAAAAATTGCTAAGCACATTCATATAGGTGTTGCCGTTGCTGTTGATGAAGGATTGCTGGTTCCTGTGCTTAAGTTTGCAGACCAAATGAGCTTTTCTCAAATAGGAGCAAATGTAAAAGAATTGGCAGGCAAAGCGCGTAACAAAAAAATAAGCCCTGATGAAATGCAAGGTAGTACTTTTACAGTATCAAATTTGGGCATGTTTGGTATTAAAGAATTTACATCTATTATCAACCAACCTAATTCTGCTATTTTATCTGTAGGAGCTATTGTTGAAAAGCCGGTTGTGAAAAATGGTGCGATAGCTGTAGGCAATACAATGACAGTTACATTGGCTTGTGATCATAGAACAGTTGATGGTGCAACAGGAGCCAAATTCTTAGAAACAGTGCGAAAGTATATCGAGAATCCGGTGACTATGTTTGTGTAA
- a CDS encoding SprT-like domain-containing protein, whose protein sequence is MEQVLLKYLPKASVHPVFELIKINNVHLKIVNERRTRHGDYRKLPNGQHQITINANLNKYRFLMTLVHEIAHLVAFQKYGRFIKPHGVEWKRTFQQLMLPFIRPEIFPSQLLPLLATHFKNPKASSDTDAKLSLALKQFDPPNDKNYIFEIPFGGRFRLYNGKIFKRGNKRIKRYECLEEATGRVYLFNPNAEVEFLK, encoded by the coding sequence ATGGAGCAGGTTCTTTTAAAATACCTTCCCAAAGCTTCTGTACATCCAGTTTTTGAATTAATTAAAATTAATAATGTTCATTTAAAAATTGTTAATGAGCGACGCACACGCCATGGAGATTATCGTAAACTTCCTAACGGTCAACATCAAATTACAATTAATGCCAATTTGAATAAGTATCGTTTTTTAATGACACTTGTTCACGAAATCGCACACTTAGTAGCTTTTCAAAAATATGGCCGTTTTATCAAACCTCACGGAGTAGAGTGGAAGCGTACTTTTCAACAGTTAATGCTCCCTTTTATACGTCCAGAAATTTTTCCTAGTCAGTTACTGCCTTTATTAGCAACACACTTTAAAAACCCTAAAGCTAGTAGCGATACAGATGCAAAGTTATCGTTAGCTTTAAAACAATTTGACCCGCCAAACGATAAAAATTATATATTTGAAATACCCTTTGGAGGGAGATTTCGTTTGTATAACGGAAAAATTTTTAAACGAGGTAACAAACGCATAAAGCGGTATGAATGTTTAGAAGAAGCAACAGGAAGAGTCTATTTATTTAATCCTAATGCCGAAGTTGAATTTTTAAAATAA
- a CDS encoding SDR family oxidoreductase, which yields MKKNIIVTGTSRGIGYQMVPILADAGHNVLALSRDNVPISGLEITNCYCFPCDITDADDIKKVSEFVKDTWQQVDVLINNSGYIVTKPFEKLKQSDFKDCFDVNVFGLAAITQAVLPYMKKDGHVVNISSMGGIQGSMKFPGLAAYSSSKGAVLTLTELLAEEYKEKGPSFNALALGAVQTEMLEEAFPGYKAPLSAKEMAEYIVNFALTGQQFYNGKILQVSNSTP from the coding sequence ATGAAAAAAAATATTATCGTTACAGGAACCAGTAGAGGTATAGGGTATCAAATGGTGCCAATTTTGGCAGATGCGGGCCACAATGTTTTGGCTTTGTCTAGAGACAATGTTCCTATTTCGGGTCTGGAAATTACAAACTGTTATTGCTTTCCTTGTGATATTACAGATGCAGACGATATTAAAAAAGTTTCAGAATTTGTAAAAGATACATGGCAACAGGTAGATGTTTTAATTAATAATTCAGGATATATTGTTACTAAACCTTTTGAAAAACTAAAACAATCAGATTTTAAAGACTGTTTTGATGTTAATGTATTTGGGCTCGCTGCTATCACACAAGCAGTACTTCCTTATATGAAAAAAGATGGACACGTTGTTAATATAAGCAGTATGGGAGGTATTCAAGGAAGTATGAAATTTCCCGGCCTTGCTGCATACAGCAGTAGTAAAGGTGCTGTATTAACCCTTACTGAATTATTAGCTGAAGAATATAAAGAAAAAGGCCCTTCATTTAACGCATTAGCCTTAGGAGCTGTGCAAACTGAAATGCTAGAAGAAGCTTTTCCCGGGTATAAAGCACCCTTATCAGCCAAAGAAATGGCAGAATATATTGTGAATTTTGCATTAACTGGTCAACAATTTTACAACGGAAAAATTTTGCAGGTTTCCAATTCAACACCATAA
- a CDS encoding FG-GAP-like repeat-containing protein, protein MKKITLSSIAFLCSLTLFSQVTFVNQSDLIGDFFDSSECAVDMNGDNLDDYVRVSGNGIGIDYQQPDGTFESVMYSMPIENVPDWSIAAGDLDGNGFNDLVLGNNSRVSFVMANEDGTLYTEDDSHNEYIFSQRSTLADIDNDGDLDSFVCHDVDLSHPYRNDGNGNMTLDQTLIETIDLPGNYAAIWVDYDNDGDTDMYLTKCRGGSTPGDPERDNAMYTNNGDGTFTENAEAIGMKDNAQSWATVFEDFDNDGDFDAFIVNHDFQNRLMVNDGNGNFTDVIETSGINPTDLGAWENQAADFNNDGFVDIFSEMSKELYINNGDMTFTGMDLPFDEGAIADMNNDGFLDVVNDGDLWINQGTSNNNWVKVILKGTESNSNGIGARIDIYGDWGKQMREVRSGQGFSHMNSLTAHFGIGSSTQIDKMTITWPSGTVDEIINPDINTLHEIEEGAELSINENSTDFIKLYPNPASSVIHFSQEILRDTPVQIVDISGKVIMKQTISSENTLNIESLQSGVYFVQLEVDQQKLSYKFIKK, encoded by the coding sequence ATGAAAAAAATTACACTAAGCAGTATAGCATTTCTATGTAGCTTAACCTTGTTCTCACAAGTAACATTTGTAAACCAATCAGACTTAATTGGTGATTTTTTTGACAGTTCAGAGTGTGCCGTAGATATGAATGGTGACAACCTAGATGATTATGTGCGTGTTTCAGGAAATGGAATAGGTATTGACTACCAACAGCCTGATGGAACATTTGAATCTGTAATGTACAGTATGCCTATTGAAAACGTTCCAGACTGGAGTATAGCAGCAGGCGACCTAGACGGAAACGGCTTTAATGATTTGGTTTTAGGCAATAACTCAAGAGTTTCATTTGTAATGGCAAATGAAGACGGAACCCTTTATACCGAAGACGACTCACACAATGAATATATTTTCTCACAAAGATCTACACTTGCAGACATCGATAATGATGGAGATCTAGATTCATTTGTGTGTCACGATGTAGATTTAAGTCATCCCTACAGAAATGACGGAAATGGTAATATGACTTTAGATCAAACCCTAATTGAAACCATAGATTTACCCGGTAACTACGCAGCTATTTGGGTTGATTATGATAATGACGGTGATACAGATATGTATTTAACAAAGTGTCGCGGTGGTTCTACTCCCGGTGATCCAGAACGCGACAATGCGATGTATACCAATAACGGCGACGGAACTTTCACAGAAAACGCCGAAGCTATAGGTATGAAAGACAACGCTCAATCTTGGGCAACTGTTTTTGAAGATTTTGATAACGATGGAGATTTTGACGCTTTTATCGTAAATCACGATTTCCAAAACCGTCTTATGGTTAATGACGGCAACGGAAACTTCACAGATGTGATTGAAACTTCAGGTATCAACCCTACAGACCTTGGAGCTTGGGAAAATCAAGCTGCAGACTTTAACAACGATGGTTTTGTAGATATTTTTTCTGAAATGTCAAAAGAGTTATATATAAATAATGGTGATATGACATTTACCGGTATGGACCTTCCTTTTGATGAAGGAGCCATAGCAGATATGAATAATGATGGGTTTTTAGACGTTGTGAATGATGGTGACCTTTGGATAAATCAAGGAACCAGCAACAACAACTGGGTAAAAGTAATTTTAAAAGGAACCGAAAGTAATAGTAACGGAATTGGAGCCCGTATAGACATCTATGGTGATTGGGGTAAACAAATGCGCGAAGTACGTTCTGGACAAGGTTTTAGCCATATGAATAGCCTTACCGCTCATTTTGGGATAGGCAGCAGCACTCAAATTGACAAAATGACCATTACTTGGCCTTCAGGAACTGTTGATGAGATTATAAACCCAGACATTAACACCCTACATGAAATAGAAGAAGGCGCAGAGCTTTCTATAAATGAAAATAGTACAGACTTTATAAAGTTGTACCCAAACCCTGCTTCATCAGTCATTCATTTTTCACAAGAAATACTTAGAGACACGCCGGTTCAAATTGTAGATATTTCAGGAAAAGTAATTATGAAGCAAACTATTTCTTCAGAAAATACCTTAAATATTGAGTCATTACAGAGTGGTGTTTACTTTGTACAACTAGAAGTAGACCAACAGAAACTTAGCTATAAGTTTATAAAGAAATAA